ccaccgtgtTTAACAAACTCAGCAGGCGTCAAGAAACTACCATGGCAAATGCACATGATCCTAACCTCCTCTCCTTTACCATACTTGTATAGAATCCCATCGACACGTCTTCCGTTTGGACCGTGACCTTTGGTGAACACACACGGCATGTCGAACAAACCGGTAGACGAAGCCGTCCCTTTGCCTTTAGCATTCTCGTTCTCATTCCCGTGGCTTTCGCTGTTATTAGATGAACATCTTGTCACGATCTTGGGGCTTATTTGGTCACCACAACTGTTTGATGAACCTACAAGACATCAAACATAAAGTCTCAACACCAAAGCAATGTTACGACTAATCTTGAAAACCTACCTTGTTGACGATTCTTGTTGTCCAGCTCCGACAAGCTCGACGAGCTACCTCCTCCTCCATGGGAATCAACACACACTTGTCTAGGAGAAACCAAATGTCTCTGTAGAAACCCGCTTTTACTAGCGTTGACCCATCTCTCAGACTCAAACGACGCCGTTTGGGAGCTCTGTTTCTCGCATCTCCTCCTCTTGGCTTCCATTCTCCTAAGCGACTGCATCTCTTTCCTCTTCCTCCATTCCTCCTCCATCTCCGCCGGCAGCGACGTCGTTCTCGCTAAACCCACCGTGTAATTCTCCGGCTCGACCGCCTCCTTGTCAGCTACGATAGAGCTCTCAAACGGCATAGTGCTCAAAACAGAAGAAGATCGTTTAAGCTTCCTCGGAGCCTTGTCTACTCCGAACCGACCTCCTAAGGACAAACCAAGATTCAGCTCAACCGCTGTCTCATCTTCGCAGTCGGAAGTTTCATCTCTTCCGTCAACGTTTTCAGACATGAAGCCTCGTAACAGATCTCTCGGGAACTTGTTCATGTCAAGAGAAAGATTTGTTCCTCTGTTCCATTCCCTTGCTTCTTCCCCcattagattacaaaacaacacaacacaaagcaaataaataataaagttttttttttcgttttatttctcAGATGATGAAGGAATGAAGAACTTAACAGAGAcggtgaagaagatgaaaagcTTTATTTTGAAATTGACTAGAAGAAAAAAACCCTTTCGGACATTAGAGAAAATGAGAAAGAGAGACGGACGACAACCCCCTTGACTGAGAGGAGGCAAGTGGCCGCCGAGTGAACTGTCTCAACGACACGTGGCCGGTGGATTACGTCGGCGTTCCATAATGCTGCTTCAAGAAACGTGTCTTAAAGCAACTGAGTTCGCCAGTGTCGCGACACGTGTCCGCCAGTTAAAAAAGATCCGTCTTCTCTTTTGTCTTTATGGCTATAACATAAAGTTAATGAACTTAAGAAATATTACAGATTAATTAACACAAATTCAACTTGATTCCATATCTTAAAACAAGATTATTATTTATTGCCGATGATAATAATAGAATTTAAAAATGAGATTTTGTCTgctaaaaaattaatcaaaattgccTTAAACTTTTTGATTATGAAGGaatgattagaaaaaaaaaacatagtataaTTGAAACATTGATAATTCTAGCGACTCGACAACGTCACTCACGTGGGACGGTCTGTAGGTCCCATGAGGAAGCAAGTTGATTGTGAAAAAGTGACGGAGAATAACACTTCCATTGTTTATAAGTAATTTAACTACTATAAAAAGGTGaaatcaataatttagtaaactaGAAGACTAATTGTAAAGTATTAAGCTAAAAAGTTTGATTATTGACTAATCTTTTGATGGAGAAGTGATTAATAACATAATAAGGTGATTAAGTCAAAAATGTCTTGAGAGTTTCAGTTTACTGAATCAGTGATAGTTAGCTGCTGGAGAATGAAATCTTATAAATTGAAAAAGAAGATTTGTAGAATCTTTTGGTGTGTCACTTTATTGAGTCAAGTGGGGACTGAAGGAGAAGATCTTTAGACATTAACCATATAAACCAAAAATGTCGCGTGTCATTCACCTGTTGGTTTGTGTCATTATAATGCAACTGAAGAAACTACTACATGATACGAGTGAAGAAGACCCCTTATCCACTTACCCATATCCAAGCCCATAAGGTTAAAGGCTTTGcccatttttgtttttaaactttagatttttttttttttttgaacaaaaaaacttTAGATTTTATAAATTGCATTATTTGGGggtaatttaaaaatgtttattgaTTTGAGCCTACAGTTGTGCAACAGAAcatcagaagaaaaaaatctagTATTACAATCAAATGATGAGTTCATGGATGTTTGAAACATACCTGGAGGACTAGTTTAAAAGTGTCAGCAGATCGAATGTCACAAACCTGATAACAGTTTCCCTTTAACTGTAAAatactataaaaaaattgagtATGTTCATATATAACACATAAATGAGGATACGTCTTAGAGATACATTTAATAACAGAACTCACCCTGTAACTTCTAACTTGGATAGCATCTTTCTTAATGGCACCAAAACCTTTGAATGTTTCATTTAGCTGCTCTGGTGTCATTCCAATCTACACGACATGCATTAATTCACAAATCTCAGTGTGTCTTACAGCTTAACTATCAAGAGTTGATTGCATAACTTAAATTTATTGAAATGAGTCCAAGAGAAGCAGAGAGTCAAAGTCAATACCTTGGAAGGATGGTAAGAGAAGCACAGAGTCAAAATCTCAGATCAGAGTGAGAAAAGGACACACACGAGTGATGACCATACAAGTGGCTCTTCTAGGGTTTTACTTTAGAAATCTCCGACGAGATTTGAGATTCTTGTAGGCCTTTTCTACAGTTATTTTTCTATATTGCTTGAAATGTTTTTGAGTACGTAATAGAAAATTGTGGCTAAGAATTCAAAAtgtagttatttataaaatcaaaacgaGTTAAAAAAAGGGGAAGCCTAATTACAAAATGGGTAGAAGACCTCTATAAGCCCCCGGCGAGGATCGAACTCGCGGCCTTTTGCTTACGAAGCGAACGCAATACCACTATGCTACGGAGGCTTTTGGCACACACGATCAtttgtaattaatttataaactatGATTAAAACAAAGATGATTTATCGCTAATTTGAGTATTGTattcagtgacaaaaaaaatgtttaaaaaaaaaaccagtgACAAAAAAGGAGAGTATTATATTCAAATACATTATGTGCATCTACAGTTAAATAATGTCTCTGCATATTATACATTTCTTTGCTTTTATAAATAtctcaacattttttttttcagatctcaAAATATTGAGGCAcacatttaaaatttgtaactaaAAGTGGACAGTTGGttaatgtttatttaaaaaaaaaaaaaatggacagTGTGGTTTTTTATAAAGACGATAAAAGCGAACATACGTCAAAAAAGTATAGAAATACAAATCAATTCAAAAGAGAGTGAAATTTATGTTTCATTTCTATAAACTTTTTACATATGTCAAATGCAGATTGTGTTTTTCCTCCACAAAACGTCAAATGTGttgatgttttattatattgtttaacctcttttctctttttacaATAATTTTACATATCTTTCTTCCAATTGCATTTGATTTTTCCTATATTTTTTCGAGTTGTTAATTTGTAAggtaattaaatcaaaattttcaagaTAATGTtgctaataattattttaatccaaaattttaaactacACTATAAATAGCAATGATTACTAGCTTAACTACATTATCTTAAAACTTGATGATATTAATCAATCGTAAAGTTGAGATCGAAGTTGTCATACGTCTGAGAGATCTAAATGAATAAAGTTTCTTTCTAACTCGTGCTATTGTTTTTCAGTTCTTCTTACCTTCTTCCCTAAGTATATCTACATTGCATTTCCTATATAGTTTGATATATAATACACGTGAATGCCGTACGTTTTTATATACCTGATTTCTTTCAATTGAAAAACGTAAAAGAGGTATTATGCATTACTTTTATGGGAAATGGAAAATAGTCTCGTTAAAATTGTAGCCACATTTAACCAGCGGCATTGGGCTAGTGGTACTTGAGGGGAAAACCCCCAATACGGTACCCGCAGTTCGAGTCCCGCTAGCCACTCGGACTAGGGTTAAATCCCAAAAATACGTGGAGTGCCGTGGGCCTCGCGGGAATAGTCGGTTGACCACGGTCGCCGAAAACCCGcggttaccaaaaaaaaaaaaaaaaaaaaaattgtagccACAACGTTGCTCACATTTAAAGAACCAAATACTTTCTATTAATCTTAAATGcggttaaaatttataattatggcctaaattttgatttattggtGAATGTAACCATGTAGAACAAGATCTTGCAAGTAGTATTAAGGCTGGAGCGACAATCTCAAATGATCAATATCAGAACAATGGTGCTAGTTGTAAAAAATGCCATTTTGGACCGAAGTGTAAGATAGATGCTCGACAAAAGGATCGAGTTATGCTTTGTAAAAGAGAACTCCAATGTTCGAAACGCAAAGGTGGATTCTACAGTAACCAAAGAATTTGCGAATGTGTCAAGTGAAATCATTGAGAGAATGCAAAGCTTTGTGTAAAGAAAAGTTATATAAATgatcgaaaaacaaaaattagaatgTTGATGTGCCTGCACGAGTCTCTGCTATATATTATCGGCCCAATAAATAACTATCTGATGGGCTACTGTTCGCAGAGTCCACAAATCGGAGTCAGGATACTGTTTTGATTGAATACGTTGAGCCACCCATCAAACTCACAAACCATTCACTTTCACATTCACCATCTAGATACCAAAggatattttaatagtttttggtAAGAACGCGTTGAATTGTACGATTTAACAGCATATTAGCGCATGGGAAAAGATTACAAAGACAATAAAACTATAGTTTCATTTTCACCAACCCGCTAAAATATCACCAACacgatttatttttaaactggTTTTTCATATTGTATTATTATACTTTTGGCAATCTTATACATTTATCGTATTGTTCTTTATTATCACCGTTATAACAGCGTAATATATCATGAAAACTATTAttgtttgaaatataattttctaacattttcaatttttaacatatatacaGGGGCGGATCCACGTGGAGAAAAAAAATGGTCAACTGAGActagttaaatataaaaaaatgataaattaattttcgtAAGGTGCTTGAACTCTGTTGGTCGCAAGTCTCTTAAAACTCACTAACCCGAGGCACCcctatttattctttttattatttatttgtttttttaacaaattatttatttgttattatttggCGTTTTCGGatctaaaattcaaaattatgacTACAGTGAAATCTTCTTATGAGTCCGACtctgtatatataattatatatatattgtgaaaGTAGTACATccataaaatgataatatatatatgtgatatttaaatatatgtgcatgagtgtgtttatttatgtaacCAAAAAGTAATCCATGTACATCTTCGACTACATGGCAAACAAGGGCAAGAAGAACCACAAGATGATGACAGGGGAAGAACTATATCAATTTGGTTATGCTCAAACCGAACCAGAAGTCATAACTGTAAGATCTCTCGTTGTCCCGACATGGACTTGATTGGCCTTTCACTTTTCATTTCCTTTCATTTTTGTTGTTCTTACTTATGCCTACGCGTCACCGTAAAATCATTTTGGGTTCCATAATGAACAGTTGTCAATAGTGAAATATTCTCCTGATGTTATGTCCTTTTCAACTAAAAATGTAGAACATGCACCTTTTTCCCTTAAACTGCTTCAGTGTTTTCAAAAGTCGTAGTTCTATTTCTATGTATTTATGTATTCTTTTGGTCAAAGTTTCTGGAGTGCATTGCATAAGCTGCTGACCAATAGTTGAACTagtttttctttgaaaataagTAACCTCTTAAATGTTTGTATAAGGTTGGTTTTTGATGGGGCTGGTAAC
The window above is part of the Brassica napus cultivar Da-Ae chromosome C8, Da-Ae, whole genome shotgun sequence genome. Proteins encoded here:
- the LOC125591308 gene encoding ninja-family protein AFP2-like, with amino-acid sequence MGEEAREWNRGTNLSLDMNKFPRDLLRGFMSENVDGRDETSDCEDETAVELNLGLSLGGRFGVDKAPRKLKRSSSVLSTMPFESSIVADKEAVEPENYTVGLARTTSLPAEMEEEWRKRKEMQSLRRMEAKRRRCEKQSSQTASFESERWVNASKSGFLQRHLVSPRQVCVDSHGGGGSSSSLSELDNKNRQQGSSNSCGDQISPKIVTRCSSNNSESHGNENENAKGKGTASSTGLFDMPCVFTKGHGPNGRRVDGILYKYGKGEEVRIMCICHGSFLTPAEFVKHGGGGDVDRPLRHIVVNTSPSTF